The nucleotide sequence TTTGGGGCGGCCCACGCCAACGTGCAACCCCATTCCGGCGCCCAGGCGAACCAGGCGGTGTTTCTGGCGCTGCTACAACCGGGGGACACGATTCTCAGCATGGATTTGAGCCACGGGGGACATTTGACCCACGGTTCGCCGGTGAATTTGTCGGGGATGTGGTTCCGGGCGGTGCATTACGGGGTGCATCCCCAAACCCACCGGCTGGACTATGACCAGATTCGCGACCTGGCGCGGCAACATCGGCCTAAGTTGATCATCTGCGGCTATTCGGCCTATCCCCGCCAGATTGATTTCGTGGCTTTCCGGGCGATTGCTGACGAGGTGGGGGCCTATTTGCTGGCGGATATAGCCCATATTGCGGGGTTGGTGGCAGCAGGGGTGCATCCTAGTCCCTTGCCCCATTGCCATGTGGTGACGACGACGACCCATAAAACGTTGCGGGGACCCCGGGGGGGGCTGATTCTCACCAATGACCCAGAACTGGGCAAGAAACTGGACAAGGCGGTGTTTCCGGGGGTTCAGGGGGGGCCGCTGGAGCATGTGATTGCGGCGAAGGCGGTGGCCTTTGGGGAGGCGTTGCGCCCGGATTTTCGCACCTACATCCAGCAGGTGGTGCGCAATGCCCAGGTGCTGGCCCAGGGGTTGCAGGAACGGGGGTTGCCGGTAATCAGCGGCGGTACGGATAACCACCTGGTGCTGGTGGATGTGCGACCCACGGGCTTGACGGGGAAAGCGGCGGATGCCCTGCTGGGGGCAATTAATGTGACGGTGAACAAAAACACGATTCCCTTTGACCCGCAACCGCCATTTGTGACTAGTGGGATTCGCTTGGGGACGCCGGCGATGACGACCCGGGGATTTGCTGAGGCGGAGTTTGCCGAAGTGGCAGCGATCATTGCTCACCGGTTGTATCACCCGGGGGATACGTCGGGACGGGAGCGAGTGGCGGCCCTGTGTCGGCGGTTTCCCCTGTATAGCCATTTGCCCCAGCGCGAGGTGGTGCCGGTGTCGTGATGCCCTACCATCTGCTGGCGTTTCTGCTGGCTGCAGGGGTGGTGCTGGGGGTCACCCCCTGGGTAAAGCGGTGGGGGTTGCAGGTGGGGTCGGTGGACCTGCCCAATGAGCGCAAAATTCACCGGCAACCGATGGTGCGCATCGGGGGGGTGGCCATTTTTGTCGGTTACGTGCTGGCGCTGCTGGTGGTGTGGTGGGCGGGGGGGTTTGTGGATGCCCAGGGTCAACCGCTGCGGGCGCAGGCAGATGCGCAAATTTGGGCGACAACGGTGGGGGGGCTGGGGTTTTTCCTGATCGGGTTGGTGGATGATCTGTTTTCCCTGTCGCCGGGGGTGCGGCTGGTGCTGCAAATGGTGGTGGCGGGGGCGGTGTGGGCCTGGGGGGTACGGATTGATTTTGTGACGCTGCCGGGGCTGGGGCTGGTGTCGGTGGGGAGCTGGAGTTTGCCCTTGACGTTGCTGTGGCTGGTGGGGATGGCCAACGCTATCAATATGGTGGATGGGGTGGATGGGTTGGCGGCGGGGGTCTCAGGGATTGCGGCGGTGGTGCTCCTGGTGGTGACGCAGTTTCTGGGGCAACCGGCGGCAGCGTTGTTGGCGGCAGCCCTGGCGGGGGCATGCTTGGGCTTTTTGCGCTATAACTTCAACCCGGCGCAGATTTTTATGGGGGATGGGGGGGCCTATTTCATGGGCTTTACCCTGGCGGCGATGGGGGTCATTGGTCTGGTAAAGCGGGTGACGACGGCGGCGGTGGTGTTGCCCTACATCATCCTGGCCGTGCCCCTGCTGGATATGACCTGGGTGGTGATTGACCGGCTGCGGCGGGGTAAATCCCCTTTTTTCCCAGATCAACGCCATTTACACCACCGGCTGCTGCGGGCGGGGCTGTCCCAGCGGGAAACGGTGACGGTGATCTATAGCTTGACCCTGTGGGCCGGTAGCGTGGCCCTGGCGCTGGCGGAGCTTCCCGGGTCGGCGGTGTATGTTACCGTGGCGACTCTGTTGCTGGGGTTTGTGGGTTGGCGGGTCTGGCAGCGGCGGCGGTCATGACGATTGGGTTTGGTCTGATTGGCACGGGGTATGCGGCCAGCCGGCGGGCGGAATATCTGGCCCAGGACCCACGGGGGCGGTTGGTGGCGGTGGCCGGGCACACCTGGGAAAGGGTGCAGCAGTTTATCGGCCGGTATCCGGCGGCAGCCTGCGGCGACTGGCAAGAGGTGATCCAGCACCCCCAGGTGGACGTTGTCATCGTGGCGACGGTGAATGGGTTGCATGGGGAGATCGTGGGCCAGGCGGTGGCGGCGGGTAAAGGGGTGGTGGTGGAGTATCCCTTGGCGCTGGATTACGGGCAGGCGGCGCAACTGGTGCAACAGGCCCGGGCGCAGGGGGTGTTTTTGCATGTGGAGCACATTGAGTTGCTCAGCCCCATTCACCAGG is from Gloeomargarita sp. SRBZ-1_bins_9 and encodes:
- a CDS encoding MraY family glycosyltransferase — protein: MPYHLLAFLLAAGVVLGVTPWVKRWGLQVGSVDLPNERKIHRQPMVRIGGVAIFVGYVLALLVVWWAGGFVDAQGQPLRAQADAQIWATTVGGLGFFLIGLVDDLFSLSPGVRLVLQMVVAGAVWAWGVRIDFVTLPGLGLVSVGSWSLPLTLLWLVGMANAINMVDGVDGLAAGVSGIAAVVLLVVTQFLGQPAAALLAAALAGACLGFLRYNFNPAQIFMGDGGAYFMGFTLAAMGVIGLVKRVTTAAVVLPYIILAVPLLDMTWVVIDRLRRGKSPFFPDQRHLHHRLLRAGLSQRETVTVIYSLTLWAGSVALALAELPGSAVYVTVATLLLGFVGWRVWQRRRS
- the glyA gene encoding serine hydroxymethyltransferase, yielding MTDIALAQLAATDPVVADLLAQELQRQRDHLELIASENFASPAVMAAQGSVLTNKYAEGLPGKRYYGGCEVIDAVEQLAIDRAKALFGAAHANVQPHSGAQANQAVFLALLQPGDTILSMDLSHGGHLTHGSPVNLSGMWFRAVHYGVHPQTHRLDYDQIRDLARQHRPKLIICGYSAYPRQIDFVAFRAIADEVGAYLLADIAHIAGLVAAGVHPSPLPHCHVVTTTTHKTLRGPRGGLILTNDPELGKKLDKAVFPGVQGGPLEHVIAAKAVAFGEALRPDFRTYIQQVVRNAQVLAQGLQERGLPVISGGTDNHLVLVDVRPTGLTGKAADALLGAINVTVNKNTIPFDPQPPFVTSGIRLGTPAMTTRGFAEAEFAEVAAIIAHRLYHPGDTSGRERVAALCRRFPLYSHLPQREVVPVS